The following proteins come from a genomic window of Lolium rigidum isolate FL_2022 chromosome 5, APGP_CSIRO_Lrig_0.1, whole genome shotgun sequence:
- the LOC124654876 gene encoding 60S ribosomal protein L8, with protein sequence MGRVIRAQRKGAGSVFKSHTHHRKGPARFRSLDFGERNGYLKGVVTDVIHDPGRGAPLAKVTFRHPFRYKHQKELFVAAEGMYTGQFVYCGRRATLSVGNVLPVRSIPEGGVICNVEHHVGDRGVFARASGDYAIVISHNPDNGTSRIKLPSGAKKIVPSGCRAMIGQVAGGGRTEKPMLKAGNAYHKYRVKRNSWPKVRGVAMNPVEHPHGGGNHQHIGHASTVRRDAPPGQKVGLIAARRTGRLRGQAAASAAKADKAT encoded by the exons atggGTCGCGTGATCCGCGCTCAGCGTAAGGGTGCCGGCTCCGTCTTCAAGTCCCACACCCACCACCGCAAGGGCCCGGCCCGGTTCCGCTCGCTCGACTTCGGCGAGCGCAACGGCTACCTCAAGGGCGTCGTCACCGACGTCATCCACGACCCGGGCCGCGGCGCGCCGCTCGCCAAGGTCACCTTCCGCCACCCCTTCCGCTACAAGCACCAGAAGgagctcttcgtcgccgccgaggGCATGTACACCGGCCAGTTCGTCTACTGCGGACGCCGCGCCACGCTCTCCGTCGGCAACGTCCTCCCCGTCCGCTCCATCCCCGAGGGAGGCGTCATCTGCAACGTCGAGCACCACGTCGGCGACCGTGGCGTCTTCGCCAGGGCTTCCGGGGACTACGCCATCGTCATCAGCCACAACCCGGACAACGGAACCTCAAG GATCAAGCTCCCATCAGGTGCCAAGAAGATTGTCCCAAGTGGCTGCAGGGCCATGATTGGACAGGTTGCTGGTGGAGGCAGGACTGAGAAGCCTATGCTGAAGGCTGGAAACGCCTACCACAAGTACCGTGTGAAGAGGAACAGCTGGCCCAAGGTGCGTGGTGTGGCCATGAACCCTGTGGAGCATCCCCACGGAGGAGGTAACCACCAGCACATTGGTCACGCCTCCACCGTCCGCCGTGACGCCCCACCCGGGCAGAAGGTTGGTCTCATTGCTGCCAGGAGGACTGGTCGTCTCAGAGGCCAGGCTGCTGCCTCTGCTGCCAAGGCCGACAAGGCCACTTAG